In the genome of Pangasianodon hypophthalmus isolate fPanHyp1 chromosome 23, fPanHyp1.pri, whole genome shotgun sequence, one region contains:
- the atxn1a gene encoding ataxin-1a: MKSNQERSNECLPPKKREIPASTLPSEDRPMVMAPASESQRGGNLAWLASMASGHESNKQHTSSSAEAEGPQFKPTVSTVASTRALTATSSIPAVYTSPLSQQAGTIQYSPMPPNLHFINPSHAAPYASYISPLVPPAATITTSSQRHTEAYSGTTNSPASKPDPVISTSDSIPQTHSTQYVQISSSQLSVVPCTASSPQSHLPLHLQQTLALSGPSQLLLQYSDGPMPKKEDGRPREMLNGEPERGRRFNQPSESKVSSIAKGSLSTQHHHIHQRDHYETRHMTLPPEYAQENTNLRNSLILVPNSHNSSSVDPGGNLDKLPPPLAPAEKGGICSGKPVSRTPSSTSVPFPPPPLPVDGLKAAVTTLSPHAVIHTTHGAAEPLSLGLTSTNFYPAHQPIIGYIAGAGQPQSLSYHTSLPPHLLIPGTQPVIIPVSGAEATATSTTPTFAAALPHAFVTSAAPKGESFETPASYPHPTGAVVQAQLHLPILPASASLPATPPIPSTPSLPPYFTKGSIIQLADGELKRVEDLKTEDFIQSAEISSELKIDSSTVERIDSSHTPNSAIIQFAVGEHRSQVNVEVLVEYPFFVFGQGWSSCCPDRTTQLLELPCARLAVGDVCISLTLKNLKNGSLKKSQGQISDATSLGPPLKPPFKAPLGGTRRAARHMEQENGLAQCGRQGGMSSQASKENGELGFGEKGAYRIPVSSESESITKPTGRKRRWSAPEGRKVEKPEEEPPSTLPRPSFIPQEVKISIEGRSNIGK; the protein is encoded by the exons ATGAAGTCCAACCAAGAACGAAGCAATGAGTGTTTGCCCCCAAAGAAACGTGAAATTCCAGCAAGTACTCTTCCCTCAGAGGATAGGCCCATGGTAATGGCGCCTGCCAGTGAGAGCCAGCGTGGAGGGAACCTTGCTTGGCTTGCCAGCATGGCCAGCGGGCATGAGAGCAACAAGCAGCACACCAGCAGCTCAGCAGAAGCTGAAGGTCCTCAGTTCAAACCAACAGTGTCCACTGTCGCGTCCACTCGTGCGCTAACTGCAACATCTTCCATCCCCGCTGTGTATACTTCACCACTTTCTCAACAGGCGGGCACTATACAGTACTCACCGATGCCACCTAACCTGCACTTTATCAACCCCTCACATGCAGCACCCTATGCTAGCTATATTTCTCCCCTTGTGCCCCCTGCAGCCACCATCACCACGTCCTCCCAGCGACACACTGAAGCCTACTCTGGCACTACCAATTCTCCAGCATCCAAACCCGATCCAGTAATTTCCACTTCAGACAGCATACCTCAAACCCATTCCACCCAGTATGTCCAAATTTCCAGCTCCCAACTCAGTGTAGTGCCTTGTACTGCATCCTCACCCCAAAGCCATCTTCCCCTTCACCTACAACAAACACTCGCACTTAGTGGGCCCTCTCAGCTCCTGCTTCAGTACTCAGATGGACCCATGCCCAAAAAGGAAGATGGCAGACCTAGAGAGATGCTAAACGGTGAGCCGGAAAGGGGCCGTCGCTTCAACCAGCCCTCAGAATCCAAGGTCAGCAGCATAGCCAAAGGGTCTTTATCCACCCAGCATCACCACATCCACCAGCGAGACCACTACGAGACCCGGCACATGACACTTCCACCGGAGTATGCACAGGAAAACACCAATTTGAGGAACTCGTTAATTCTAGTTCCCAACAGTCACAACTCCAGCAGTGTTGATCCAGGAGGAAATCTAGACAAGCTGCCTCCCCCTCTGGCCCCGGCTGAAAAAGGAGGCATCTGCTCAGGCAAGCCAGTTTCCCGCACTCCCTCCAGCACCTCTGTTCCCTTTCCACCTCCCCCTTTACCTGTGGATGGTTTAAAGGCAGCAGTTACCACACTATCACCCCACGCAGTTATCCATACCACACATGGTGCAGCCGAGCCACTGTCTCTTGGCCTCACGTCCACCAACTTCTACCCCGCTCATCAGCCCATTATTGGATACATTGCAGGTGCAGGGCAGCCACAGTCTCTCAGTTACCACACCAGCCTGCCTCCACACCTGCTCATCCCAGGAACTCAGCCTGTTATTATCCCTGTAAGTGGAGCAGAAGCTACTGCCACATCTACAACACCAACTTTCGCTGCAGCACTGCCCCATGCATTTGTGACCTCAGCAGCCCCCAAAGGCGAGTCCTTTGAGACACCAGCCTCCTACCCCCACCCGACAGGTGCTGTGGTTCAGGCCCAACTGCACTTGCCTATCCTGCCAGCCTCTGCTAGCCTGCCAGCTACTCCACCTATACCTTCCACACCCTCTTTACCACCCTACTTCACCAAGGGTTCCATCATTCAACTAGCTGATGGGGAGCTGAAGCGTGTGGAGGACCTAAAGACAGAGGACTTCATTCAGAGTGCAGAAATCAGCAGTGAATTGAAGATTGACTCTAGTACTGTGGAGCGCATTGACAGCAGCCATACACCTAACTCTGCTATTATCCAGTTTGCGGTGGGAGAGCATCGTTCACAG gTGAATGTGGAGGTGCTGGTGGAGTACCCTTTCTTTGTGTTTGGTCAGGGCTGGTCGTCTTGCTGTCCAGACCGGACCACTCAGCTGCTGGAACTTCCTTGTGCCAGGCTAGCTGTGGGCGATGTCTGCATTTCCCTCACTCTCAAGAACCTGAAAAATGGCTCTTTGAAAAAGAGTCAGGGGCAGATTTCAGATGCTACCAGTCTTGGGCCACCTCTTAAACCACCTTTTAAAGCACCTTTAGGAGGGACACGCAGGGCAGCACGGCACATGGAGCAGGAGAATGGACTGGCACAATGTGGCAGGCAGGGAGGAATGAGCTCCCAGGCAAGCAAAGAAAACGGAGAACTAGGTTTTGGGGAGAAAGGAGCCTATAGAATTCCAGTATCCTCAGAGTCGGAATCTATCACTAAACCTACAGGCCGAAAGCGGAGATGGTCGGCCCCAGAAGGTCGCAAAGTCGAGAAGCCTGAAGAGGAACCACCTTCAACTCTTCCCAGGCCTTCATTCATCCCTCAGGAGGTTAAAATCAGCATTGAAGGCAGATCGAATATTGGCAAATGA